One Maribacter dokdonensis DSW-8 genomic region harbors:
- a CDS encoding helix-turn-helix domain-containing protein — MDKKLFVKNMVCSRCIKVIRSEIKKLGITLKNIELGSITYTESSNDDFVNIQSALEQNGFEILLGQEQRLVEQIKIELIKLLQILPFHLEHALSKYLEGLMGLEYSKISKIFSVNENVTIEKYFIKLKLEKVKELVQLQEYNFTEISQLLDYSNVNHLSRLFKKETGMSLTEYKNNQLNRRNTLDGIT; from the coding sequence ATGGACAAGAAATTATTTGTAAAGAATATGGTGTGTAGTCGCTGTATTAAAGTCATTAGAAGTGAAATTAAAAAGTTAGGTATTACATTGAAAAACATTGAGTTAGGTTCAATTACTTATACAGAAAGTTCTAATGATGACTTTGTAAATATACAATCGGCATTAGAGCAAAATGGTTTTGAAATATTACTTGGTCAAGAGCAACGATTGGTAGAACAAATAAAAATTGAACTCATTAAGTTGTTACAAATATTACCGTTTCATTTAGAACATGCACTGTCTAAGTATTTAGAGGGTTTAATGGGCTTGGAGTATTCAAAAATCAGTAAGATATTTTCCGTGAATGAAAATGTTACTATTGAAAAGTACTTTATAAAACTTAAGCTGGAAAAGGTGAAAGAATTGGTACAATTGCAAGAATACAACTTTACCGAAATTTCACAATTACTTGATTATAGCAATGTAAATCATTTAAGTAGGCTTTTTAAGAAAGAAACAGGTATGAGTTTAACGGAATATAAAAACAATCAGTTGAATAGAAGAAACACCTTAGACGGAATTACGTAG
- a CDS encoding TolC family protein has translation MKNSILNICFWFVVLSVKAQHVQKYIEEAVENNPEIQSLELRYQIADEKVNEAAWIPNTEISAGYFVSEPETRVGAQRARIGVKQMLPWFGTITARENYATSMADSEYVEIVIAKRKLALSVSRSYYELFLIRSKQGILEQNIQLLQTYERLALTSVQVGKASAVDVLRLQIRQNELQQQIEILEEAFISERAAFNILRNREENSAVEIVALLEIPNEDFGIDTEKLALNPELLKYDKLYESVVKSELLNQRESAPAIGFGIDYLPVSERTDMDLDDNGKDILMPMVSVSVPIFNQRYKSISKQNELRKQEIEFQKNSRLNVLESAFAKAISERNQARIAYNIQSKNVAQAKDAEQILIANYETGTIDFNDVLDIQELQLKFELNQIASIQQYYLQSAIINYLID, from the coding sequence ATCTGTTTTTGGTTTGTTGTTCTTTCCGTAAAAGCACAACATGTTCAAAAGTATATAGAAGAAGCGGTTGAAAATAATCCTGAGATTCAATCTCTGGAATTAAGATATCAAATTGCGGATGAAAAAGTAAATGAGGCGGCTTGGATTCCTAATACGGAAATAAGTGCCGGCTATTTTGTAAGTGAACCGGAAACTAGGGTTGGCGCACAACGTGCAAGGATAGGGGTAAAACAAATGTTGCCATGGTTTGGTACAATTACCGCCCGTGAAAATTACGCTACCTCAATGGCAGATTCGGAGTATGTGGAAATCGTTATCGCAAAAAGAAAATTGGCGCTATCGGTATCCCGATCATATTATGAGTTATTTCTAATTCGTTCAAAGCAAGGAATACTTGAACAAAATATTCAACTACTACAAACCTATGAGCGCCTGGCATTGACCTCGGTACAAGTGGGAAAGGCTTCTGCGGTAGATGTTTTACGATTACAGATTCGCCAGAATGAGCTACAACAGCAAATAGAAATACTAGAAGAAGCTTTTATTTCTGAACGGGCAGCCTTCAATATTTTACGCAATAGAGAAGAAAATTCAGCTGTGGAAATAGTTGCCTTATTGGAAATTCCCAATGAAGATTTTGGTATAGATACAGAAAAACTTGCCCTTAACCCAGAGCTATTAAAATATGATAAACTTTATGAGTCTGTTGTAAAATCAGAATTGCTTAACCAGCGTGAAAGTGCACCTGCAATTGGGTTTGGTATAGATTATTTGCCGGTTAGCGAACGTACCGATATGGACTTAGATGACAATGGCAAAGATATTTTAATGCCCATGGTTTCAGTTTCAGTGCCCATTTTTAATCAAAGGTATAAATCTATTTCCAAGCAAAATGAATTACGAAAACAAGAAATAGAATTTCAAAAGAATAGTCGCCTTAATGTATTGGAGTCTGCTTTTGCAAAAGCGATATCAGAACGTAACCAAGCTAGAATAGCCTACAACATTCAAAGTAAAAATGTAGCCCAGGCCAAAGATGCCGAGCAAATTCTAATTGCCAATTACGAGACCGGCACAATTGACTTTAATGATGTTTTGGACATACAGGAACTACAGCTCAAATTTGAGTTGAATCAAATAGCATCTATTCAGCAATACTACCTGCAATCGGCAATTATTAATTACTTAATAGACTAG